A stretch of DNA from Diospyros lotus cultivar Yz01 chromosome 14, ASM1463336v1, whole genome shotgun sequence:
TCCCTCACCTAAAAAACTTCAAGattcaatttttaaacaattaaaaagatatatttttagttCTTGCCGTTTATATCCGTGCGTGACATCACGCACCATTTAAGGTGCGTGACATAacaaatttatgtatataatattattaatattttgtgtgttttaaaataattttatattattttaattactgtTACTATATTCTTCCATTTAATTGTATTATGCTTATTCTAAACCCTCCCATGGCTGCGCCCATCACCCCTTCTTGCCATGGCCGTGaccctccatctctctctctctatatatactgCACAGACCCActtcatatctctctctctatatatatatactacaaaATATATTAGACCCACCCTTTCCCATGGCCGcggccctctctctctctctctatatatatatatattgtacagCCCATCACCCACCCCCagctagctctctctctctctcgcaacaATGGTCGCGTTCATCGCGACTGCCATGGTGGGTGGGTGACGACTGCTTTCATAGCAgccatatgtgtgtgtgtatattggGGGGTGGGTGATGGCGACGGCCATGGTTGGGTGGATGGGTAATGGCCACGGCCATGGGTATTTGTAagtgtgcgtgtgtgtatatatatatatataaatatatatatattcgtgtAAGTGGGTTTTCAGTGCATTTAAAATTGTCGATTGtagcttaatatatatatatatatatataccggTGTGTATGTAGGTGCATATGGAGGTGGGCAACGAGCTTGAGTTGGCCGTGAGTTCGTTGtgcagtgtgtgtgtgtgtttacaATGAGTTTTAAAGAgtgtgtatgcatatatatattcgtGTGAGTGTGGTGATTGCCATGGCCGCGAGTTCGTTGtgcagtgtgtgtgtgtttacaGTGAGTTTTAAAgagtgtgtgtgcatatatatattcgcGTGAGTGCGGTGATTGCCATGGCCGcaaccctttctctctctctctctctctctctctttatatatatatatatatactgtataGCTTATCACCCACCCCCaaccagctctctctctctctcttgcaacTATGGCCGTGTTCATCATGACTGCCATGGAGGGTGGGTGACGGCTGCGTTCATAGCAGCCATATgtgtgctatatatatatactgtataGCTTATCACCCACCCCCaaccagctctctctctctcttgcaacTATGGCCGTGTTCATCATGACTGCCATGGAGGGTGGGTGACGGCTGCGTTCATAGCAGccatatgtgtgcgtgtgtttgtgtatattggGAGGTGGGTGATGGCCGCAACCATGGTTGGGGGGATGGGTGATGGCCACGGCCATGGCGGCTGGCAGTGACTACCATGGCCGcaatgtgtgtgtttgtgtatatgtatatatatgtttatgcattttaattgtttaaagatcGAATCTTGAAGGTTTTTAGATGAGAGACTCaatatcatattttgtaatagttgAGGGACTTTAAGATGTATTAAGCTTTATATATACAGTGAACAGAGGGGGCAAAGGAGCAATGGTGAGAAATGGCAGctgtaatacctcgagagtccagaaaagttagtatatatcgaggatagtgtaagaaaggaaacaacaccagctggataccttttgggttgaatgttggcaaagaactcccaagttaagcgtgcttaacctggagtaatccagggatgggtgacccccctgggaagttcatgtaggcccatcagagtaagttgttccagatctttctatcgctcgaacgggatgttacagcgATGAAGGCAATAGAAGAGAAGATAGAGATGAAGACAATGGGCTAAAGGCCACAAGCTAGGGCAACAGACAACAACAATGGAGGTAGCTGGAGGATGACGAACAACGGATGACAAAGATGGGTTTGGCTAGAGGCAGCGGTCGAATATAGAGGCTAGAAATGGTGGCCGAGGATAAGTCTGGCGGTAGCAACGATAGAGAAGGTAGATGGATGAAGAAGGATAGAAGttgaaaatatgtattttgtttgagAATAAATCAATAATTTTCTTGATCAAGCAAAAAACTCACATGAACTTATTTGAAAAAGTTAGGGGGAAGCTTTTTTCAAATGCTACTAATTTAGTTTATAAGTTTGGTAgtatttaaacttttaaatattatcaaacacataaaaaaaaataaattacgtAATTTATAAACTAATTCAATAACTTATAAAGAGTCAAATCGATAACCAAACACCCCTCCCAAACCCATTAATTAGATCCGTAAAACGAGTTCTTCTACGGTCCACCACCTACGTGTCGTGCCCGCCCACCCGCGCGCCCGAGCTGATCTTTAACGCcgctatatatgtatattgtggaataataataacaattgaGGAAGCACCCAAGCAAGTGCAATTGAAAACACGCTCTATTCTTCGAACTTCACTTCAATATCTCAACGCGGAGAATTACAGTGGCATCGTGTTAAGGCCATTTATAACCTTTCTTTTGGAAGGCTATCGGAAATTACTTATTAAGATAAAATATCGTTAAAAAAAGATCCGAGTCTCCAAAAAGGACCACCCTGGAGTCAGCAGCAGTGAAAgggaatataaatatatacatatatagcaCGTGTTTgtcttcaattcaattcaattcaattcaattattattattattattatataagtgTACACAATATTTGACCCAACTGGCCTGGTTGGATTCTGATAATAATCCACAACACCTAGCAGAACTGTCAAGCAGATTCTTATAATAATCAGATTGGTTTGTTGGAGTGTTGCTTTCCCTCTCCCAGTACCCTACTAACTTCACATGACATGTTCAATGAATTCCAACCCTCCATTACTCTCTGTGGCGACCAGACCAGAGAAATGTTTATTTCATCTTCTTAATTAAGAAAATGTTCTGTTGCGGGACGCGGGTAACAACAATTTTGTTGTCCATGTCGGCCTAATAAGCGGGCGAGAGTGAAACCCAATTACCCCTTATTAGCTCGCGTCAAATAACATAACGTGGGTAATATAACATTTctattcttaattatttttacgtGACTTGATCCGAAAACAACCCAATCACGTTACAAAATTTGGATAAATTACCCGTGAAACAAAAACTATACTGACTATCTTTACTTCTTAAAATATATTGTCAGATCTGGATGTGGTgagagattttatttttatttttttaaaaataattaatatagggCCCAAAAATTAAGGTGAAAATAGTTAGATGTATATAGCGGGTGCTTTGGGAATTAATTGGGGGTGGATGGTTAAACTTGACTTGTGAGATTTGTCGATGGAGGGGGGTGGTAAGTAGATTAGGGTGGTTGGTGGCGGCGGGCTTGAATGGTTTGGCGGCTGTGAGAGGTGGTTAGTGGGGCTGGGATTGGGTTATTCCCCCCGGTGGTGTTTGGCTTTCTAATGCATGGTTAGAAATTACTTAGCTCGGATCGAGGTCGGatcaaaattttagatttttttgtatttatttttcttattattgttgatcggttaatatatttaattctttaattaagatttgagaataaatcaaaactcataaaaaaaaattatttttattttatttctcttattaTCCATCGATTGATTAATAAAGGTTGTTAAAATAGAGATTTCGAGTGGAGTCAAAGAATAGTCCATAAAATCAAATCGTAAACTTGGataataaaatcgtaaaattttaaaaataattaaaaatatcatttaatgtGTGTAAATATATgatgacataattttataaaaaaataattaatattatttaataacatgaTTGTTACAATTTATAATCataaatgttatgaataaaatacatgtatatacctatttcaaaataactttctctattaattttaaaaatattaaataatataaaatttctaaatattaactCTCATCACTTGTCATCATTTATTTatgatcaaaattttaaatattaatttatatataatataaatttcaaagttTACCGAATGTATAGTATTTAATCGCAACTCAACTCTGATtctaagaaaatttaaatttataagtGAGTTGACACTCGGAGTTTAGACTCAACTCAACTCCGAGTATGATCATAGTTTATGCACATTCGAAGTGAATTTTCGAGAAGTAACTACACTCACCGTGGATCTCACCTTTACATGGTACAGATAGAACTCCTAGAGGGGCGACAAAACACACCATGACCCTATCTCTATGTGAGCGACTTATCTTTTAGTCTTATTGCTATCTTTCAACTCATAATGttttctaataataattttatctttcaaaATGTCACAAGAATTTGAATCTCCGATACTCCTTTTATCTTCTGTATGCTTTATAATTGTGTCATGTCCGTAGAGgcaaaatttacaatttattatTCACCCACATGGAGCCGAaagcaacaattttttttttttttttgtcttttgtctttTCTCAAAAGGTCTAAAAATGACTCAGGACCAAAATAAATGGGTAttgactttttatttaaattcaaagaACGGtttcaaactcattcatattCAGTTTTCTTTACttagaaattatataaaaaataaatataatgttatgTATAATCTTTCCAAGAATCGTTCATTTTAATTTAGAGGCTTAGGTGGGCATGGCCAGAccaattttgttttgaaaattaagcaatattcataaaaaattgaGACTGATCTCTTAATTTGAAGCTCTTAACTCTCCAACTCGCGACATTATCCAATATTTGTAAGAAAAAGTATAAGAGGACTAAATTCAcgtcacacatatatataagagTAGATCGGGGTGGGTGTGTGGGTTGCAACCCGTGCCAACCTCAGCCCTCTTCTAGATCCGCCCTTGAATCTATCCTCTGACACGACCTGTGAATTTGGAAGAGGGTTGCAGATCTGTAGGCTAGTCCTCCCCTAGATTCATTCCTGGATTCGCgctacatgatttttatatatccCTTTTTTAATGGCAAAATGTAATTGATTAGTCAATGTTATGTTTGACTCCATCTAGAAAGGCTGCTTAATTgatctagttttttttttttttttttttaatcaactgAGTTAATGTGGGAATGAGGAGAAAACAATATGTTAGGAACCATTTAGTACAtagttttgaaattaattttctagACTAAGTCTTAGTTCAATGCATGAATTCACTTAAGAGGAAATTGAATTTTCACACCTATGCTCCATGTATCATTGGGAGTTATAATAATGTAACTAATTCCAACcacataaatatttataatcttattttgatcattaattatttataaattgacacaattaagatttaaaaataaaaataatctataaaaaaataatttataaatcgACGCTGACGTGACAGTAAATCATTTCTTATCAtctataatatatagttatattaatatatattagtgttttaaaaaataaatttagacaTATTTGGAGACACGCTtcataaaaatacttttgtatttattaataTCGTTAAAATACTTTTGGTAGTTTGTTAATTAAGTATGTAGTTGTTTTAACACTttagatttgattaattgcaCCAATTTGTTTTATTAGTACCGTTAGTTACTAAGCACCAACTTTCGTGCAGTGACGTGACTACACATGTCAGCGGGGAACTCTCAATAAAATACTTTTGTATTTATTCACAATATTTGTGAAGTCAcctcttattttatattttgtatctctaaaaataatattcttgcaAACAATATCATTAATTATCAAGGTTTCACATttgtatgttatttttgcagtcGTCGAactacaataatgaatttaggTACGAGAGACCGTTTAAAGATGACATTAGGATGggctatttaaataaaaatcatgttatatgtacattatttttatatattttggtcTACATAAAGaggtattatgactaaaatatctcttGTCTCACATGCTCCTCACGcgtctctatgcgcctcatgatgatttttttgtcattgatacacctttataTAGCTTaaggtgtaccaataacatttttcttcaaataatgGGTGACTTTCTGAAGCAATAAATGACTCACCTGGGGTATCGTGACAACGATGGATGACTCTTTCAAAAAATAACGATAGCGATGAATGACTCTTTTGGTATAATGTGACAACAAAAATGTCTGTatagtatatttaattaataaaaaaaagattattgtTCCAAATACAACCTAAAAGTAGTACAATAAATAGTGATACACAAATATATGTATAGTGCAGAGATATATGTAAAGcatgtttcaatatttttgtagtaattttatttccactataattatttttaatttttaatattatttaatttaaatttgcaaagtaattttaaaatttttgtttcgagatttattattaaattttttatcataaatattttaatcCATACCGTTGGTCTCTCACTACCACTATTGTTTGGGCgcatgttaaaaaaatatagtgatGTAgtattgtaaaattattaaaattctttttcaaaGAAGTCAATTCAAACTTGCTACATGTTCATATCTCAAGTCCTCAAAGAGATGGTGCGTTTCGTCACCTCTAACTAGACTCGAGAGATAAATTTCAACACCTAGAATGAGAAACGTACAATCACCAAAATGAAGACCTAGATCCAAATCTTAAAGGATTCGACATAGAGTAGGAGGATCCAATCCCATCCTCATTAGGTTTGGtaaattctctaaaaattacTATCAGGTCCTACCTTTACGAAgctaaatcatatttatttttttttttattaatttaagcGTCGAAAGTCAAATCATAGGATCCAATCCCTCATTATTTTCCTACAAATGCAACTCTCGAAATAGCGTGTCTTTCTCATACAAATGCAATCCAAAGAGATGTAGATCTCTAGATCAAAATATCGATACAATATGTGATGATCAATTCTAAAATCATCAccagcacaaaaaaaaaaaaaaaaaaattgtgtagaCTCGTCTATGAGACGTTTGAACTCTGTCAACCATCTTTACCatgttattttcttaattatatcATTATTTTCTTAGAAAAAGATGACCAATTGTTGAGGCTTcttggtgggggggggggggggggggggtgttgtatatatatatatataaacaaatggGAATTCCGCGTAGGGGCCAGTAAAGTTGGGAAGAAGCAGCGGACCCATTCGTATGGGGGGCGGAAAAAGTCAACCCCGTTCGGACAGCTGCCTATTAACAAGCTTCCATTTCCGTAGTAATAATAACACCGCTAATTTACAATTGACGTTAAACTTTTTCAAGGAAGGTTACGGTCAAAACGACGTGGTATTTTTTTGCTTTATTAATGTTATTGTCAACACCagaaatatttgattattatttctTAAGCAGGGCAAGTAAGACCACATTTATGGGCTAAGGCGGCTGGCTTAAGAGTTGGTGGGGCCCTAAGCAGTAGGCAACAACAATGTAGCCGATCGTTGctctatctttctctttctcttaatcCTTCGCAAGCACTAAGTAATGTCATCGTTGTCTCTCAATCTTGAGCAAGCATTGAGTAGCATCACCGTCGTCTGATCGACgaccttgcatctgtcgacatCTCCTTCTATCTACATCTGCAGTCTCTTTCTTCCAATGTCTTTCTCACTTTCTAGTGTCTCATTCCTTCAACATTTTCTCTAACATCTCTTGTCCTTCTCTTGGAATGCTATTTTTTCGGGCCCCTGTCCTCTTTTTTGGGAGCCCTAGGCATAGGTCTATGCCTGAAGCCGGCTCTACTTATGGGTCATATCATAAGAAAtggtttaacaaaaaaataaaacacaatcaaGTTGTCTCTAATTATGCTATATAAGCCccaaattttagagataaggtaGAGGTCTAAGACTTAAACTAACTTATTATTATCCTTTCTTGCTTCCTCTCtaaaattaagatattaaaTTAGCCGTAAGAGGTTACctataaaacaaaaatctcGTGGTATTtcgaattttaattctaaacaatatcaatttatatttgtttggtGTTGACTAAATTACGAAGAAACGGTAAACGGGTTATTGTAAGAATTCtagtagaaaagaaagaaatttaaaaaatggttcaattcaaaatatataatcttaacacattattttgtatgaattttatttgtggggggggggggggggggggaggagttATGTTAACCtttatttaaaaagtttatataaataaaaaaatagtaccGGCCCTAACCATGTTTACATTGAAAATATAGTCAATTAGTATTTTTAACttagaaaatttatatatgcgcatataatatataaggtCAATTTGTCCTTCCTACCCCTTTCCATGTTGCCCTTCTGTGACTAAATTTTTTAAGCCATAATCTCTCtttttgactttttatttattagtttatttACAAGTGCATTTATCACTCTtcttattatatgtttaaattattttaatcattatttatatattttattttaataaataccactctaattttattataaataattttattttcttgtactTTCTTTAAACAAAAAGGTCATGAACAAACAAACACTTCATCAttgataaaatcttatattGTACGGAAACGGAAATAGGAAACCGTGGAAATGgacattcttttaaaaaaaataggcataaatagggttcgaaatgagaataagaaacgtttttgaaacatttcaaaaattaggaaACGACTCCTATAaagtgtttccgtgcaacatagataAAATCTTATCTAAAATGTCCCACTCTTCTTGTTATTAGTTACATTTGTTACAATCAAATTGGAGACACTAAGTAtagaaatcttaaaataaaaaatttaatacgATTCATCCCCAATATTTAATTCGTAATCTCAtcacaaaatgataatttacTAATAGTAGTGTGGCATAGAGAAACTAAAAGTCATCCCAAACCTCGTGCCTATAGATAATTATCCTGTTTTTTTATCGACAATTAGATTGAGTTTGATCAAATAATATTgctttaaaaataacttttaagaAATTAACGAATAGAAATATGATGGGTTAattctcacacacacacaaaaaaaaaaaactcacctTTCATCCGTCGtgtttttaattatacatttttctCAATGCTCATCTTAATAAACTttcaatttatttcaaatttatactACCATTTGTTCTTCGTTATAATCCTTCGTCAAAAGCTAAGGATGTCGAATGCTATGCATATTCACGTTGTTGAATGTATCAAATTCTTTATCGTCATCACTCAAATGTCTAATTTGATGTATCATATATTTTGTAGgtagaaaatttgaagaaatttaATGTCATTTCAAGTTATCTCacatttttttgactaatttatcattaaataatgCTAGAAATCATGATTGATGACGATCATCAGTCATGTGATACTTTTTTATCAGAGGAGATTAAGAAAATCATGTGTCATTGTCTTTTTTATCTAACACTTTGTCAATGATAATGTGACATATaactcttaatattattttttttcttttttaaaattacatcaTTTTATTGAGAATAAcatactaaaaattataaaattattatattaacataaGATTTATCGAcgcgaaaaaaatcaaaaggggTGTAAACCCGAGCGTGGCTCCCACCACCCACCCCTTGAATGCCAATGTCGGATAAATCTAACCCAAGAGAACAATGCTcctaaaaattaactatttcatttaaggataaattgataGCACCAGATATTTGatgcaaattaattaagaaagtaGATATTGAAAGAATTAGAAATTCCATTAAAAAgtgtgtttatattttttgaaaatgaatatgaATACGTGGAAGGTGACGTGGGCAGCAGGCAGTCAAACGCAGCGtacctccttctccttctccttcctccGTCGAAACAACCGTGTTCCCACCGCTactaattataaaagaaaaaaataaaatccaacttttttattattaaataatatatatattttaaaaatagtacataatgttacatatattttattattttattgactCAACTCGATGATGAGACTACCATGAGTCACTCTGTGTGGATTGtacaggtctctctctctctctctctctctctctctctccctatgtgtatatttttatatgtatatatacatggaaGGCCTCATTTCATtgtgcaagaaaggcaaagaGCTATCAGaaacccagagagagagagagagagagggtatTCTTGATCAAAACCTCTGATCTATTCTATTCATTATCATCATTTGTTTGTTCGTTAGTTAATTTTCCGGCGTACAGAGATACTGTGAGATTCTTAGCGACCGATTCAGAATTTGTGAAGATCGAGGCTTAAAGTTCTTAGCAGGAGAATTTGCGGCCACCCAAATGCAGAAAGTTGGAGTAGAGCGCCACCAGCATCGCCATTCCGACACCGAGATTGTCGGCTCAGACAGGGTTGCCTACAGCGGCCCGTTAAGCGGCCCTCTGAACaagaaaggaggaggaggaggaggcggcgGCCGGAAGAGTGCGGGGTTCGACCTTCCGGACGCGGCCACTTCCGGCGGGGACGATGACCAGAATTACGTGGAGATCACGCTAGACGTACGGGACGACTCCGTCGCCGTGCACAGCGTGAAGGCGGCCGATGGCGGGGAGATGGAGGACCCGGAGCTGAGTTTGCTGGCCAAAGGGTTGGAGAAGAGGTCGTTGTCGGTGGTGAGGAATGCTTCTTCTCGGATCAAGCAGGTTTCGCAGGAGCTCAGGCGCTTGGCGTCATTCTCGAGGCGACCGCATCTCGGCCGGTTCGATCGGACCAAGTCCGCCGCCGCTCAAGCTCTCAGGGGGCTGAAGTTCATCGCCAAGACCGATGGTGGCGGCGGCTGGGCAGCGGTGGAGAAGCAGTTCGACCGCCTCACCGCCTCCTCCGACGGCCTCCTCCACCGCTCCCTGTTCGGCGAATGCATAGGTAACCCACGACTGAGGACACGTCACAGTGGTTGCATCGACAAAACTAAAAGAACAATGATATTCGGTTTGGGCTACATGTCAAAATGATCAAAATGTCCTTGGGTACGTAATGTTTGTGATTATGAGCCCAAgggcattttggtcattttgacCCACCGGCCGATGAGTTCAAACCGATCATCACTATTCGAACTGAATCAGAATGATCTGGGTGCAACATCTAACTAATTAACATGTTGTTAGTATCATACTTAAATCTTCATTTGATTTGGATTTGAGGAGTTATCTAACAGAAGCTTGGATTGATCGTGACAACAGGGATGAACAAGGAGTCGAAAGAGTTCGCCGGAGAACTCTTCGATGCGCTCGCCCGGAGAAGGAGCATTACCGGCGATTCAATCAACAAAACGCAGCTGAGAGAGTTCTGGGACCAAATCGCCGACCAGAGCTTCGACTCTCGGCTTCAAACTTTCTTTGACATGTGAGACATCTCCCCACTTCCTTATCAATTACTCAATATAATACAAATATTTCACAATCATGCTGagagaatattaatttatatgtggatgacGAAACCATTGCCTGATTGCAGGGTTGACAAAGACGCCGATGGCCGAATAGCTGAAGAAGAAGTCAGAGAGGTAAACATTTGTCTTGTAGttaaaaactttttcttttgttgttttctgATTAAAACTTGTTGGCTTCCAATTCAACAAAACATGTTTACATTTCCACACTTTTTGTACAGATTATAAGCCTCAGTGCTTCTGCAAACAGGCTGTCAAATATCCAAAAACAGGCTGATGAGTATGCAGCATTGATCATGGAAGAGCTGGACCCGGATAATCTTGGCTACATACAGGTAAAaacaaaatctttaaaaaaaaaaaaaaacttaaactaGTCATCTTTTAGCAGAGATTGTCAAATTCCTCGGCCATTTGATGATTGTGACTGGGAAACAGATGGTGAACTTGGAGATGCTGCTGCTGCAAGCTCCAATCCAGTCGACTAGAGGAGGGGAGAGCCGAATGCTGAGCCAAATGCTGAGCCAGAAGCTGAAGACAACTCACGAGCTGAACCCCATAAGAAGATGGTATCGGCACGCCAAGTACTTCTTGCTGGACAACTGGCAGAGAGTGTGGGTGATGGCGCTGTGGATGGCGGTAATGGCGGGGCTATTCGCTTGGAAATTCATTCAATATCGCAACAGAGCGGCGTATGATGTGATGGGGTCTTGTGTTTCCATGGCCAAGGGTGCAGCCGAGACTCTGAAGTTGAACATGGCCCTGATTCTGCTTCCTGTTTGCCGGAACACCATCACCTGGCTCAGGACCAAAACCAAGCTTGGATCTGCTCTTCCGTTCGACGACAACCTCAATTTCCACAAGGTACGTAGTGCCTAATTTGATGATGTCTTCCTGGTTTCCTCAGCTTGGCAAGTACACTAATCCATGGCTGACGGCTGCTTTCACTTCCTTAATTAGGTCATAGCCGTGGCAATAGCGATTGGAGTTGGGATTCATTCAATCTCTCACTTAACCTGCGATTTCCCGCGCCTTCTTCATGCTACTTCTGAAGAGTACGAGCCAATGGAGAAGTATTTCGGGGAGCAGGCCACGAGCTACTGGCATTTCGTGAAGAGTTTCGAAGGCATAAGTGGGATCATCATGGTGGTGCTCATGGCAATAGCCTTCACACTGGCAACTCCTTGGTTTAGGCGAGGCAGAGTCAACTTGCCCAGGCCCCTGAACAAGCTCACCGGATTCAATGCCTTCTGGTATTCACACCACCTCTTCGTCATCGTCTACGCGCTGCTCATTGCTCATGGCATGAAGCTTTATCTCACCCACAAATGGTACAAGAAAACAGTAAGTGATCCAGCCTCATTTGCTCAGTGTTGTTAGCATCCTTTTGATAGTGCTTACCCGAATCGTTGCACTGACAGACTTGGATGTACGTGGCGGTTCCAATCATGCTGTATGGGTGTGAAAGATTGGTAAGGGCATTCAGATCCAGCATCAAGCCTGTTAAGATACTGAAGGTAAGAAAATTTGATCACAGCCTTGGCTTTTTGAATCAGTATTTGAGGTAAATGGGAGAAGATTTTCTTGGGAAGTTAGTGATTGATTTGCATTGTGATTTGACTTGAAGGTGGCTCTTTATCCTGGCAATGTGCTAGCACTTCACATGTCCAGGCCTCAAGGCTTCAAATACAAGAGTGGGCAATACATGTTTGTCAACTGTGCTGCTGTTTCCCCATTTGAATGGTAAGTGACTGATATTGATATATCCATCAAAATTGACGATGAAAATGGTGTTTTcgtgttca
This window harbors:
- the LOC127790581 gene encoding respiratory burst oxidase homolog protein C-like; translation: MQKVGVERHQHRHSDTEIVGSDRVAYSGPLSGPLNKKGGGGGGGGRKSAGFDLPDAATSGGDDDQNYVEITLDVRDDSVAVHSVKAADGGEMEDPELSLLAKGLEKRSLSVVRNASSRIKQVSQELRRLASFSRRPHLGRFDRTKSAAAQALRGLKFIAKTDGGGGWAAVEKQFDRLTASSDGLLHRSLFGECIGMNKESKEFAGELFDALARRRSITGDSINKTQLREFWDQIADQSFDSRLQTFFDMVDKDADGRIAEEEVREIISLSASANRLSNIQKQADEYAALIMEELDPDNLGYIQMVNLEMLLLQAPIQSTRGGESRMLSQMLSQKLKTTHELNPIRRWYRHAKYFLLDNWQRVWVMALWMAVMAGLFAWKFIQYRNRAAYDVMGSCVSMAKGAAETLKLNMALILLPVCRNTITWLRTKTKLGSALPFDDNLNFHKVIAVAIAIGVGIHSISHLTCDFPRLLHATSEEYEPMEKYFGEQATSYWHFVKSFEGISGIIMVVLMAIAFTLATPWFRRGRVNLPRPLNKLTGFNAFWYSHHLFVIVYALLIAHGMKLYLTHKWYKKTTWMYVAVPIMLYGCERLVRAFRSSIKPVKILKVALYPGNVLALHMSRPQGFKYKSGQYMFVNCAAVSPFEWHPFSITSAPGDDYLSVHIRTVGDWTRQLKTVFSQVCQPPPTGKSGLLRADHMQGDKEPNFPRVLIDGPYGAPAQDYKKYEVVLLVGLGIGATPMISIVKDIVNNMKATEEEENALENGPGDNLSATSPTPTTLKRRPGSGSGGSSNSFKTRRAYFYWVTREQGSFDWFKGIMNEVAEMDNKGVIEMHNYCTSVYEEGDARSALITMLQSINHAKHGVDVVSGTRVKSHFAKPKWRDVYKRVALNHTNDRVGVFYCGAPALTKELRHLALDFSHKTSTKFEFHKENF